Below is a genomic region from Flavobacterium ginsengisoli.
AAATAGCGCTGATCTTCTATGCCAACTTGAGGTCCAACCTGAGCGATATTTATATTTTCGGTAAGCATAATTACTGCAGCTCTGCGAATTCTTATCGATCTGATAAAAACATTTACGGTTTGTCCAGAAATGGCTTTAATCTTTTTGTAAAGGCTTGAATGGCTCATACCCATTGCAACAGAAAAACTCTTTAGATTAAACTCACTATTTTCAAGATTGGCTTCGACGATTTCGATACATTTATCAAGGAATTCTTTGTACTCAAGCGGAACTTTATTTATGTTTTCGCGAAGCGTTATGCTGTCTAGAAAATATTTGCGAAGCTGGCCTCTGTTTCGAAGAACAGAATCAACTCTTGCCAGAAGAATATCACTATCAAAAGGTTTGGTAACATAATCATCTGCACCTTCTGTAATACTTTGCAAATGAATGTCGTTACTGGTTGTAGCGGTAAGAAGTATTACGGTAATATGGCTCAAATCATCATTTTGCTTGATTTTTTTGCATAAATCTAAACCATTCATGCCTTCCATAGAAATATCGCTTAGTACAATATCTGGCATATGTTTTTCTACAAGTTTTAATCCTTCAAGACCATTAAAAGCAGAATAAACTATATAATTTTTAGAAAAAGTCGCACAAGATAGTGATTCATTTCAGGATTATCTTCAACGATTAGAAGT
It encodes:
- a CDS encoding response regulator transcription factor, with the translated sequence MVYSAFNGLEGLKLVEKHMPDIVLSDISMEGMNGLDLCKKIKQNDDLSHITVILLTATTSNDIHLQSITEGADDYVTKPFDSDILLARVDSVLRNRGQLRKYFLDSITLRENINKVPLEYKEFLDKCIEIVEANLENSEFNLKSFSVAMGMSHSSLYKKIKAISGQTVNVFIRSIRIRRAAVIMLTENINIAQVGPQVGIEDQRYFRQQFVKLFGMKPSEYIKKYRNSFNKELNVIQKGDA